Below is a genomic region from Raphanus sativus cultivar WK10039 chromosome 4, ASM80110v3, whole genome shotgun sequence.
AAAACAAGATGCTCgaatttcatattttcatattcacCTTAAAATCAGTAATCTCcatcttatttttaaaacatggtGTTCAATGTGTTCCTTGTGTTTGTTCATATCCCTCCAACATATACAAAAGATAAAATCTATAGAATGCCTTTGAGTTATTAATCACTGAAATGAACAAAAAGAATAGCAATATCAGATATGAAtgacaatatttatttaaacaatacTGAATCCACTCACGCAACAAACGAAATTATTTAcatcgaaaaaaaaaactcaatgaACTTAACCAATGTCACCACCATGAGGGGTGTTTTTAGCAATTCAGAAATTACAGGGAGAAATCTGCAAAAAATCTCAACATCTAGAGgagcaaaacaaacaaacaaataaattagataacaGACTCTCAGCACTCCTCTCCTCTGTTTCTTTCCTTCATCTGCTGCTCTGTATGTATCTTTCAATAATACAAGACGAGACGACGATCACAGGAGGAACAAGAGTACTTGCGTTTGACCTTGAAACAGAGTGGTAAGAAACAGAACAACCACTTCGTCTCAGTATCTACCGCCGCCACTTTTCCGCCGCAGTATGGACACACACCCGGTGCTTGTTGGCGACCAAGCTCTGTCTTCTCCTCGTGATACACAAACTCCAAACacatttttcttctttgtttttcttactCAGAGATCCCTTTTTGTGTCGATATATATCTTCTGGACTTGTCTCTGCTTCTGGAAGTGTGAAGAACAAGAAATGAGAAAATATTACCAGAAAgggaaaatattataaagtgtGAAGATGTTTTCTTTTGCTCACAAGGACTCTGCTGTAGGGTTTAGCTTTACAATGACAATCAATTTATAGAGGATGGAAGGAGGATTACGTGGTATAGTCACCAACggtatatgtatttttttttttataatgaaattataaataacACGAAATATAAGCCATGTATTTTCCTAGCATAAATACAGATTTTTAAGAGATGGGAACAAAACTTAAGTCGACGAAAGAAACAAGTCTAGTCTCATCTCAGGTTTCAAAATAAGTAAACAAAACATGAATCCAGAGAACTCACCTCTACGTGTTTCCGTGTTGGAACAACTTGTGCAATTCGTTATCATACTAATCATGCATTGCAAACAGAAAGTTAATAGTTCCAATTTCGTTCTAGTCCAAAGAGTAGTAAACAAGCACAAGCCAAACACAACATAGTGCATATTTATGTAACACGATAAAGTTAGTAACTAGCGTTAATCGTAGCTGAAAGACCAGATCGTGTGTCTTgactattcttcttcttcagttctATCTGCTGCAACTTCAAGAAACATGTGTCCTGGTTTCCCATCCATGGAATGGTTTTCCTTATTATCGCTTCGTCGTGATCAGTGATCACACGCTCATCTTGACGATTCACCATTATACTTGTAAAACGTTTTTTGGCCATCAACTTCTCATGGGCGTCTGCTTGTGAGATCGATGATATGACCtattcaattatatatatgggAAACACAAAGATAAATCTAGAAGATTAAAACGAAGAAGAATCTGAAAAgatagaaaattatttttttctctaatataTGATCTCATGTTAGTTTAGGAAATTAGGTTATATCATTTACACTATCATAACCACGATCTAAcctaattttataatttaatatagaaTAATATATTAAAGGTAAATGGTAATTTTCTATTCATTTTTCTTCTTGacctttttgattttttagattcatatcgatcttctttatcttttttttttgtgtgtttcacAATTTTGATATGTAGATGTCATTAGTCACTACAACCACCTTCTCGACCTCCAagggggggaggggggggggggggtgtgGGGGGAGCAGAGCAGCCAACACctgcaaaagaaaaggttaTTTTCTTTTGGCAGAGAATAGTTGCAATCTCAAAGACCTATACTACACTCAATAATGCTTTTGAGTAGAAAGCAATTTAGGTGAATAGAAAACAATGTAACCAAAGTTCTAACAAAAGAAGATAATCTCAAAGAAGAAAGAAGTACTCAATTGCACTAATGAATCCTTGGATTATGTTGGGTAGACAAGTACCCATGAATCCTTCCTCCTCGTATACCTCCCATcatattatcatattaattacaCTTATGCCCTCTTTCCGCCGTTTCTGACCGTTACTAAAGCCGTTTGAAAAACTTCTTTCACCCCCACTCTTCCAACAAACCATTAGCAAATTATCCACACCCTCTGTACTATAACTTCTCCATCAACTCCGGCTCCACGGTAAGCTCGAATCTCTCTTCCCGTTGCCACACTGAAAGGTCAAGTGAGTTAACATCGAGTTGGTTATCAATattcttaaagaaaaaaaaataagaacaatagaGAAACCTGGAAGCGTGGAGGGTTAGTGAACACGCCAAACTTGGCTCCTGTGATGCTACAATCATACACTAATCTCCCTATATCCTTCAGTAGATGATCCGCTGCATTGTAATTCAATGACCGTTGCTCCAGACTGCCCAATTCTAATCTCCAAGACAAACAATCACACCTTTCCCACTCCAAGATGTTAAAGAATCAATGTTTCTCTTTAGTTCTCAAACTTGTCCCTCTATATCCTCCTCCTTCATGATATTCATCAACCCAACTTGTGAAAACTGAAACTTGATAAAAATGAGTTTGCTTTAAATCATCTGGAACTTCTTCTCTCTCAATTGTACACATGAGTTTTGCAACAACCTGAAACATATATAAGTAGTTAAGTCCATCTAAAAACTTCTACAAAAATTACGTTTTATCCATTGTGTTTTGAATCTTTTCGACACCTGCACTTAATTAACCATTTTGATGTTGTCTTTCAGGTTATCCTAAGATTATTAGTTTATGAGTATTAGGACCGTTTATCGTGGCCCATCGGCAAAGGATATGTGGAGTAGGGGCGTGGCTGAGCAGACTCTATAAGATAGAGAGCTGCGCAGCATAACAGATATGATCCCATAACTCAGCTGTTGGTCTACTAGACTGGCTGATATGAGGAAAAATGCAGATGTCAACCCGTGTGGAGCAAACCAGAAAATTATCATTTCCACAATATTTCGTTAACACAAACACATGTAAACTTGTAAATTGGGAATATCCAAACGGGCTAATATCATAATGCATTTCTATCTGGGTCGAACTCAAAATGTATATGTTCGTGTCTATCTGGGCCGAACTCAAAATGTATACATTCGTGCCTCCTATGGCCTAATATATATCTTGTGGTTTTGGTGATAGAGGATGTGATCGTAGTTAATGTATGTGATGTCCAcgatcatatttatttatacaataCTAAATTCAAAGCAatcaaactttaaatttttcatttaatttacaGTTCTTCAAATAACTTTACAATTCTTCAAATAGTGTTCAGCATAGTCAAATATTCAAAGTAATTTTTAGGTTTTCAATAAATTTACagtaataaaatctaaaaccacaacaaaaaatctaaaaagttttttttctatagtaaaaattttaaaactacaaTCATTACCAATCGGACCCAAAAAAtctggatttttatttaatttatttacttcTCACTTTTTCTTTGTCGTATTTGTCATTTggtttaatagtatagatttaggTCGTGAAAGTTGGTTTAACCGAAATCTCTACTGAAtatattaactttaaaattatttttaaagataaGCTGCAATTATTTGTTTGTCAACATTAGCTGCAATTGTAATAAACATTACATAATTTTATGGCTAGTTTTAGCTCCACGTCGATGCTTTATATTCTAGAAGTCTGTCATCTCATTTATGAGAATCTAAATAAGTTGGAAGTGGAAGTGTTCactttacaaaataaatattattagaatCCTACAATACTGTGAATGATTAGTTGTCATTTACACCTAATGTCATTAATTATGAATGTTCCATAGATAATAGCCAAGGTTCTTAATAGTATTCGTTTACTATCTACTACATTCATAAAATAAGGTTTTCTAAagttttcacatttattaaagatataataaatatttaaatttatttaattattaaaaatataataaatatttaaaatttaatttactaCTATTTTTCATACACTTTCCAATAACTAtttaccaataaaatttaatcaatttgaatattcacaattaatatttttcaaaaatataaaaaataccttaaaatatataaaatctatttttatggaacaagaataaaatctaaaatattactTTTGGGAACAGAGGGAATAATAGTTAACCAAATTTTCCATTCATTGATGCACATAAAATTGAATGTTCAGAAGTTTGAATGAATTCTTAATCAAAACCATACCCAGGTCCTGCCACAATATAATGTTCATACATGTGTTTGTCAGTTCTTGTTTACAGATGTAAACAACCATACCCAGGTCCTGCCACAACCATACTCAGGtcctgacaaaaaaaattgtttacagATGTAAAcagtttttttgtcaacatctGTAAACAATTTAGTTAATTCAAATTTTGATTTACGTGTTTTTTTTGGGAGACAGATAAATTACTGCTCAAATTCTCaacatttttttggttataaagaaaaaaataagagaaaaagtAGACAATATTTAGTTACGGTTTTGTCTTTATATTATCAAGTCGCATGTGGCTTAGATAGTCCAGAAAAAGGCGTCTCTTTTCCCTAAGTTGTATTCTGTAGTGTTTGTGTGGTTGAAAACTTTTATTGAAGTTGATAAATCTTGTGTAAATGTTTAAGGTGGTTAATGGAAAGTAAGTTGTTGagccaaaaaagaaaaaaaaaaacaacaaacacAACCATAAAAAAGGCTCAGCTAATCAGCTTGGTATACAATAGTTCTGGAGAAAGTGAGAGCAACCCAGTTTCAACTAGTCAAAGGCAAACAATTACGACAAGAAGAGAACCTTGTTTTGTATCCAAGTTGTTATAGAGCTAACATAGTTTACTGTTTTCTAGCCAATATGTCGTTTCGGAATCATGAATTTGCCGAATGTGTGTGTTAacatttacaatataaaaacttaaaatattatataactcAAATAACGGCTACACTCGACCGACCAAGTCAACACAGATAATATCGAACGAGCTAAACATTTTCCTCGTGGGAAATAAACGGGTTTGAGTGTGGACATGTACGTGTTTGTGCTCGTCAGCTTCAGATTTCATTTgtcaaaattcaaaaagaaaactacCACCCAATTCTCCACGGTCATgtgatttaaattatttaaacaaactatgaaatatatacataatccACTATAATAAAATTACAGATGcaattccaaaatatatatcaaagcttaagcaaaaaaaaagaatcgaaATATAGTATATTACAACGGGTTATCTGTTTAATGATTAGGAGGTTTTGTGTCTGAAGATCTGTACAATTTTTAGACGGAGGCAAAAGTATGTTAAATTAATCTGTTTTAGAATAGTAGACTTTTTCAATAGAATCGAacttcaataaaaaaaaaaaacaatttcacgTTGGcgatatgtatatttttttttttgagaaacatTCTAGCGATATACCTTAAATTTATAGTTGTACTATTTTGTAAGAAACCCCATATATGACTCGCTTTTTAAGACCATGATTATCCCTGATACTCAAAATGggtatcttatttattttttaataatattagtagTTAATGTGAGAATAAGAGACTTATATAAGATACACGAATTTTTAGATCCTCCAATGCAAGTCTCTTATTTTGGggttcttaaaaaaatttaaataaaaataaaatttatttattatacaaaacattataaaagaaaacatttaaaacatagatttaaattttgtataaaatttatttattatacaaaacaCTGTTGCTTACAGTTACCATGCTCCCTCTCTTCACCCACTCTAATCTTCGGGTTTGCCGCAAAGTAAGCGGCAattcttttccaaaaaaaatcagaacGTTGCTCATTAGCTACTAAGGGATCTTTTGACGTGTTTAGCCAAGCGCTGATGAGCACTATGTCATCTGTATGCGTCCATGTTCTTCGTTCTTTACGCTCTGAAGGAGTGTCACCAACGTTTGGATGCTCTTGGCTTCCCTGAGTGCCAAACACAGTATCTTCTCCTAACTCAAACACAATATCTTGTTGACTATTGAGAAGGTCAACAAGAGACGTGTTATAATCCATAacgaagagaaagaagagatgtGTTTAAAATATGATAACGAAGAGAAGAATGAGAAGACAGAAGAGATGAACAGAGATGAGCAATGTTTGAAGGATgataaagaagagaaggaggTCCCGTGTTTAATAAAAGGAAGTGAAGAGCAACCATAAAGACAAGACAAATATCTAAAACATTCATCACAACCATACGGACTTAACATTTATCTAAAACACTCAACACAACATCTACATCGATTCCTATCCATTTATTACCAGCTTCAACCACAATCTTTTTCTAACCAGAACATTAATTccctaaattcaataatttattatactCAACCAGCATCATTTATTATCGAGGACAAAGGAAGAGATGCAATAAAAGCTTTGAGAATTTTGTTACCTTCTTAGGGTCATTGCTTTGTCTCAGGGATAGAGGACAAAGGAAGATGAGTGATCATCTCCTGATAGGCGCATTCGTCTCTCTCCGTAAGTTGGATTACTCCATCCAAAACCAACACTTTTCCCATATGTCGCAGACTAAATAAACCAAAGGGAACAACTCataattgaaaaaattatacatataaaacagAGCAAAGGTCATtgctttgttgttgttggtgttaCCTAGAAAACAATAACATCTTGGTAATCTGACTTCCCTTGAAACAAAACTTTATCAACCTTCAAAGAGTGTGCCTCTCCTGcaatcccaaaaaaaaaaacatcagctttttttaatcaaaaaggaGATATCTTTATGATAAACAAGAACGAGAAACTGATCTGGCCACATGGGACTCATCTCAGAGAACCACCCGGGAATCACAGAGGAGAAACAAGCAGGCTCCTTTGTCTGCTCTTCGTTAGCAGCCGGAGCCGAGTGATCCGTCTCCATGGAAGCGACATCGGCGGTGGAGTTatcatcctcttcttctctcGGTCGCTTCAAATCGGTGACGGAGACTTCTTTGGTTCGGAGTAGAGAAGGAGAGGAACCACGAGACGATTTGCTTGACTTCGTCGACGAGATGAAACTGATCTTTGCTCCCCTTTTTCTCCTTCCAAATGACCTACAGTACGACGCGTGGCAAACAACATCCGTATTTTGTGTCGCTTAATTAAGATACGTCTTAAGTGATAATtgccattttttattttctttaattgcTCATTTATTCTGATACCCAATATAACATACAGCGATAATCATGGTCTAAGTGAAAGAGAAAGGTACCAGTGTGGCAGTGTCTCTAATTGCCCAAGAAAAAACAGTGTCTCTTGTTTTTTTGGGGCAAGATAAATCATCTTTAGATCTCCGAATTGAACGGCCAAGATCGCATATTAATTCAGGAGATCCTATTCCTACATATCCCACGTGCCTGAAACCTGTACCATCTCACTTTCTCTATCGGAGTCTTTTGTCTATAAAAGCCTCTCGGCCCACACTTATTTGGAGACAGTACACTCGAAAGACAGAGAAAAGAGCAAAAGAAACCTTCCGTTTCAAGAAAGCATcgtttttgcttttttttttctgtgtgttCAAAAATGGAAAATCTTGAAGATGAGTACAAGAATTATTGGGAAACCACAATGTTCTTCCAGAATCAAGAACTCGAATTCGACAGGTACTTTTAGAACATAGcagtatctttttcttttttttttgttgtttttttggtcATTATACATTAAATGAGTTGTTTAAATGATTTAGTTGGCCGTTGGAAGAAGCGTTCTCGGGTTCCGGCGACTCGAGTTCGCCGGACGGAGCAGCAACTTCTCCGGCGTCTTCAAAGAACGTTGTCTCAGAGAGGAACCGACGGCAAAGCTTAACCAGAGACTCTTCGCTCTCCGATCAGTCGTTCCCAACATAACCAAGGTGTGATTCATTCCATTAATGGCTCTCGTATTAATTCAACtgtctctttttttattttttttttatttaaatcaaataatttaatgaTAAGTTTCGTCACCAGCAATATTTTCTTGGGTCAATACAAATTAAATAATGTAGTGaacttttctcttctttcttttatagGAAACATAACCGTTGACATATTCAATACAATTAAACCAGATCATGATCCTCTACAACCGTATCAACCGAAACTAAATATGATTTCGTAAGGGCATATGTATCCATGGATATCTCAAAGTGTCTATTaagaacaaataataataaaaaattataaaaaataagagagaaaatgaaaaaatctCTCATATAATTTTTCTGATACAGATTTTGAAAAGTTAATCTATGTATAAAGTTTGTGTTGAAAAACCAAGAGAGTTTCTCAACCAAATGGCCTAAGACATGATGAGTAtcttgttattaaaaataaaagaaaaaattaaattagaaaagaaaGAACAACACAAATTTCTaaacttcaaagtttaaagaACTCtgttaaaagtttaaaactttatttCCCCAACTGTTATTTTTGTACGTGtggaaattttaaacaaaattcaatttaattgagaaattatgtaaaatttattaactttactctacaatgtatttttttattgtttgaaatATGAATAAGTGCATGGataatgatgttttatatagaaaatttgaAATCTGTGTGTACATGTTTTAAAcgacaactagattttgacccgcgctttcaaagcgcgggtttatatttggtgaaaatttatataatcacatttatataatccgtcttgtatatgcattatataacccgtctcatatatgtgttttatatccgggtttatattcggttaaaactatattgtacatgtatttttaggtttttaattttgaattagatattttaatataaatcaatataacagttttatagttttgatcggtgtttgaACCCGACTCGGACTTGCGGTTGAACGAATTACCGGTTTGTAACCCGgtattttaatattgtgattttttctaatgataagacaaattcggtgatcataagttggaaatttgttaaaatatatttatatttttcaaaatcgttctaaatgataatgattgttgtcaaaattaatattttagaattagaaaccggtggttaataacagtatcaacatggaaataatcgatgcagtatcaaacaaagaaataatcgcaggccgaaattaaattaggaaaccaGTGATTAATGACAAATCAAAAATAGTTAAGAAGAAATTAGCGTAGAATGTCaaatatccttaatgaatacaaaggaaAGGTTCTTTGGTagggtaaaaagagtaaaaatccaaaaaaatgcttgtactttaatagtatagattaatatgaaacaaagagagtattattatatatgtttgaccaataatatttagatATACTTCATCTGTTTCATGGTAAGTGTTGTTTTACACTTctgcacacggattaaaaatcatttaattttgttattttcaatataaaaacgtCGTTACCATATACCTATTCatattcaaccaatagaaaagtAAAACGGAGAATAAAGTCAATAATTCTACATTGAAATGCTAAAACAACATTATTTtgcaacaaattttttttttctacaaaaacacttatataaaagagagagagtatataattatttttaagatcaatgcactttacaattaattttaggttaaactaattaaaattttaagtgaCACTCTTCGTGGAACAAAAAATTGTTAGAATAACACTCGTATGAATAGagataatattttgtatactGTACTTGTAATGTGATTGATCAGATTTGAGTTTacttaaattatgtttttttttatcgtTGTATACACAGTTGGACAAGGCATCTATCGTCAAAGATTCGATTGACTATATGCAAAAACTTATTGATCAAGAGAAAAGATTAGAAGCAGAGATCAGAGAGCTGGAATCACAATCATATTGGTAGAAAATCCTACAAGAGATTACGATTGCATCAATAATAATTTCATGGAAAATCAGCAGCAAGATCCCTCATACAATAATGTAACCAGATCAAAGAAGTTCAGGCAGATGGATTATACTTCTGGTCATCAATTGCTAGAGTACATAATCAATCCCTCATTGAAGTTCTCGAGTAAGTATAGTATGCATCtttgttatgtttttgttttgtatatttaGAAATAGTAAATTTGACTTTCATAAAATGAAAAGATGAACGTGACGTGGATGGGAGAGAGGACAGTGGTGGTATGCATAACATGTAGCAAGAGGAGAGAGAAACAATGTTGCAGCTTTGTAAGGTGTTGGAGTCTTTGAATCTCAACATTGTCACTACTAActtctcttccttctcctctcGTCTCTCCACCACTTTGTTCCTCCAGGTAACTTTCTCTCTgtctctatctctttctttttttttacattttcagaTGTGTATATTTGGTGGGTTTTCTAAATTTCGTGTGAATTAGCACAATTAGTGAAACATATATCATTGTTTGAGGTTAAAGTTTGAACTCTACACAACGggattacattttaaaaaatgtctTGTTTTGGTTCAATACGCTTATTTTGCAGTGATCGAATTAAGTtgtattttttatcaaaatatacttatataatCAGTTAAGAACAGTCTATGAAAATATTCAAATGTTAATTAGCTATATAACTAGCTGATGGCACTTGAGGACTTTAAAATTCACCGACCAAGAAAAACATAGTTGTCCATTTTTTCGGTCACAAAACTATTCAGacttaagtttcaaaaaaaaaaaaaaactattcagACTTTTAGATATtagtagatatatatatatatatatatatatattatatatatatatatttatttatttatttaatttatacaaaatttagaatcataatatatttttcgttttGGTAATTTGGGAGAAAAAAATGTCTCCTGACGGCACGTAGACAAGTCctttcaatcaatcaatcaattaTGTGAATAAAACATATGACTAAATAGTCTAAAAATGCTTTAGTAAAAGTGGATTCAGCATTGTTCGTTCTTATTGATTagtacaaaagaaaaattgttaAAAGTTAAACAATCCAAACTAGCTTTTTGGAAATCCCTATCAAATTCAAAGGTAAAACTTTAGACGGACCCATTTAATTACCACTTTGTTCACACATGTCTCCGTTAAGTGGCCCTTAAATCACACTATTGTACCTTTAAGTATCAACTATTTAACAATCTTGATTAAGTATTTCATATCATAATCAATAAACTAATGCTTCAATTATTGAGGTGGCCTCGAGCCCATCacttctttttgaatttttcattgACTTTTTTTTCCTGGGGGTTAGATTCTCTCAAAAGCTTACCTTAATCAAATTTGTGTGTGAAAGTCATAAGTGCATCGTGTCGCTTAACGCGTCGTCGAAAACTTACACCAGCAACTGAAAAACGTGGCTATTTATACGCTACGCTTTTACATTTGTCGCTTTCTAAAACATTTGTCTCTTTCCTCTTACTGTTTCGCACGTGAGCTTTCCCACATTTTTTTTGCCaactaaaatttttattatcaagGACAAACCCAAAAACAGAACAAATCCAAACCGATACAAAAGCCACAAAGCCCAACTACATAAAACAAAGCCCGACATAAGAGCATTGAAAACATGGACCTAtcccaaaccataaaccaaaACGGTATACATCAACCACGCATTTGGTATCTTTGCGTAACCGCCCACATGTCCAAACCATCCACCGTTCGAGACACGCGTTTCCTTTTCACCATATCGGAGGTCAGACGCCGGAGAAACTTACGTTCACCGCTCCCCCGCACCGCACGAGATCCAAATCAGAGAATCAACATCTTCGCCATCTTTACCGATGGAACTCACCTCCAATGATTGTATTGAAGGTATAGGATTTCATCGGTGCCCTAATTCTGGAGAAAACACCGCTAATCATACAACGCTTCATTGGACCACTTCAACGGCATGCATCTGCAACACATCCATCTTCATCTCCCCACCACTTCAATCGGATAGCCTCACTCGATAGAAATCGAGAGCTCATCCAGGACCCGAGTCAACAAGACTCTCTAGAACAAACACTTACCGCCGACCATCATCCCCAGAAGAGAAACGATGATGCTAGAGTCAAAGCCGGACGGCTTCTGACAGATAAAAACGCCGCCTGAGTAAAAAAACTATCGGGAAAACTCGA
It encodes:
- the LOC130511943 gene encoding uncharacterized protein LOC130511943, which gives rise to MCLEFVYHEEKTELGRQQAPGVCPYCGGKVAAVDTETKWLFCFLPLCFKVKRKYSCSSCDRRLVLYY